From the Streptomyces sp. KMM 9044 genome, one window contains:
- a CDS encoding amidohydrolase — MSERTAPPSADPPRTVLLRRGEVHSPADPFATAMVVEGGQVAWVGSEGAADSFADGVDEVIDLDGALVTPAFTDAHVHTTATGLALTGLDLSEAPSREAALARVREFAAARPADRVLLGHGWDAARWPGGRPPTRAELDAATGGRPLYLSRIDVHSAVVSTALLDLVDRKDADEGGPLTGDAHHAVRAAALDAVTPAQRTEAQRAALAHAASLGIGTVHECGGPEISSEGDFTGLLRLAAEGTGPRVVGYWAERNVAKARELGAAGAAGDLFADGALGSHTAFLHAPYADAGHTGTAHLDVAAIAAHVVDCTEAGLQAGFHAIGDAAVAAVTEGVRAAAEKVGLDRVRAARHRVEHAEMLVPRTIAAFAGLGLTASVQPAFDALWGGEDGMYARRLGAERARTLNPFAALLRAGVPLAFGSDSPVTPLAPWGTVRAAAFHRTPEHRVSVRAAFTAHTRGGWRAIGRDDAGVLVPGAPADYAVWNTGALVVQAPDDRVARWSTDPRSGTPGLPDLTPGGDLPVCRRTVVGGRTVFVRPGE; from the coding sequence ATGAGTGAACGCACCGCCCCGCCGTCCGCGGACCCGCCGCGCACCGTCCTGCTCCGCCGCGGGGAGGTCCACAGTCCCGCCGACCCCTTCGCCACCGCGATGGTCGTCGAGGGCGGCCAGGTGGCCTGGGTCGGTTCCGAGGGTGCCGCCGACTCCTTCGCGGACGGGGTGGACGAGGTGATCGACCTCGACGGGGCGCTGGTCACCCCGGCGTTCACCGACGCTCATGTGCACACCACGGCCACCGGACTGGCGCTCACCGGCCTCGACCTGTCCGAGGCGCCCTCACGGGAGGCCGCGCTGGCCCGGGTGAGGGAGTTCGCGGCCGCCCGCCCGGCCGACAGGGTCCTGCTCGGGCACGGCTGGGACGCCGCCCGCTGGCCCGGCGGCCGTCCGCCGACCCGCGCCGAACTCGACGCGGCCACCGGCGGTCGCCCTCTCTACCTCAGCCGGATCGACGTCCACTCCGCGGTCGTCAGCACCGCGCTGCTCGACCTCGTCGACCGGAAGGACGCCGACGAGGGCGGGCCGCTCACCGGCGACGCCCATCACGCCGTACGCGCCGCCGCGCTGGATGCCGTCACGCCCGCCCAGCGCACCGAGGCCCAGCGCGCCGCGCTGGCGCACGCCGCCTCGCTCGGCATCGGCACCGTCCATGAGTGCGGCGGCCCGGAGATCTCCTCCGAGGGCGACTTCACCGGCCTGCTGCGGCTTGCCGCCGAGGGAACCGGCCCGCGCGTCGTCGGCTACTGGGCCGAGCGGAACGTCGCCAAGGCGCGCGAACTGGGCGCGGCCGGCGCCGCGGGCGACCTGTTCGCCGACGGTGCCCTCGGCTCGCACACCGCCTTCCTGCACGCCCCGTACGCCGATGCCGGCCACACCGGTACCGCCCATCTGGATGTCGCCGCCATCGCAGCCCATGTCGTCGACTGCACCGAGGCGGGCCTTCAGGCGGGCTTCCACGCCATCGGTGACGCTGCCGTCGCCGCGGTGACCGAGGGCGTGCGCGCCGCCGCCGAGAAGGTCGGCCTCGACCGCGTCAGGGCCGCCCGCCACCGTGTCGAGCACGCCGAAATGCTCGTCCCCCGGACCATCGCCGCCTTCGCCGGACTGGGTCTGACCGCCTCTGTCCAGCCCGCCTTCGACGCCCTGTGGGGTGGCGAGGACGGCATGTACGCCCGGCGTCTGGGCGCGGAACGGGCCCGCACCCTGAACCCCTTCGCGGCTCTGCTGCGCGCCGGTGTCCCGCTCGCCTTCGGCTCCGACAGCCCGGTCACCCCCCTCGCTCCGTGGGGCACCGTCCGGGCCGCCGCCTTCCACCGCACGCCGGAACACCGCGTCTCCGTGCGGGCCGCGTTCACCGCGCACACGCGCGGTGGCTGGCGGGCGATCGGACGCGACGACGCGGGCGTTCTGGTGCCGGGCGCGCCCGCCGACTACGCGGTCTGGAACACCGGCGCCCTCGTGGTGCAGGCGCCCGACGACCGGGTGGCGCGCTGGTCCACCGACCCCCGCTCCGGCACCCCCGGCCTGCCGGACCTGACCCCGGGGGGTGACCTGCCCGTCTGCAGGCGCACGGTGGTCGGCGGACGCACGGTCTTCGTACGGCCGGGCGAGTGA
- a CDS encoding polyprenol monophosphomannose synthase: protein MNDGDGTRAAETQGRTFGPLGKTLVIIPTYNEAENIEAIVGRVRKAVPEADVLVADDNSPDGTGTLADGLAAEDAQVQVLHRKGKEGLGAAYLAGFRWGAEHGYGVLVEMDADGSHQPEELPRLLTALKGADLVLGSRWVPGGRVVNWPKSREYISRGGSLYSRVALDLPLRDITGGFRAFRREVLEGLGLDEVASQGYCFQVDLARRAIKAGYHVVEVPITFVEREHGDSKMSRDILVEALWRVTAWGVGERVGKVLGREDDKRAGRPEQGERAGQAAGPAEADAERAGPTEQVKP from the coding sequence GTGAACGACGGCGACGGGACCCGCGCGGCGGAGACCCAGGGGAGGACCTTCGGCCCGCTCGGCAAAACCTTGGTGATCATCCCGACCTACAACGAGGCGGAGAACATCGAGGCGATCGTCGGCCGGGTGCGCAAGGCGGTTCCCGAGGCGGACGTTCTCGTGGCCGACGACAACAGCCCCGACGGCACCGGCACGCTCGCCGACGGCCTGGCCGCCGAGGACGCCCAGGTCCAGGTGCTGCACCGCAAGGGCAAGGAAGGCCTGGGTGCCGCTTACCTCGCGGGCTTCCGCTGGGGCGCGGAGCACGGTTACGGCGTACTCGTCGAGATGGACGCCGACGGCTCCCACCAGCCCGAGGAACTGCCCCGTCTGCTCACCGCGCTCAAGGGCGCCGACCTGGTGCTCGGTTCGCGCTGGGTGCCCGGCGGCCGGGTGGTCAACTGGCCGAAGTCCCGTGAGTACATCTCGCGCGGCGGCAGCCTCTACTCGCGCGTGGCGCTCGATCTGCCGCTGCGCGACATCACCGGCGGCTTCCGCGCGTTCCGCCGCGAGGTCCTGGAGGGCCTCGGTCTGGACGAGGTGGCTTCCCAGGGCTACTGCTTCCAGGTCGACCTCGCCCGTCGCGCGATCAAGGCCGGCTACCACGTCGTCGAGGTGCCCATCACCTTCGTCGAACGGGAACACGGCGATTCGAAGATGAGCCGCGACATCCTCGTCGAGGCGCTGTGGCGGGTCACGGCGTGGGGCGTGGGGGAGCGAGTGGGCAAGGTCCTCGGACGCGAGGACGACAAGCGGGCCGGGCGGCCGGAGCAGGGCGAGCGGGCCGGGCAGGCCGCCGGGCCGGCGGAGGCCGATGCGGAGCGGGCCGGACCGACGGAACAGGTCAAGCCGTAG
- the fxsA gene encoding FxsA family membrane protein, producing the protein MTTGAQTPNPVRPRRSRLRTFLPLGAAAWLVLEIWLLTVVAGASNALVVFLVLLAGLVLGSLVIKRAGRRAFKNLTETLQQQQNGALTERRPNSEGNGLTMLGGLLLILPGPVSDAIGLLLLVPPVQKAVSRRAERALERRLREAARGPLGDAFQQARMHRPDGKVVQGEVVRDESGVTPGDFPQEPRPPLSR; encoded by the coding sequence ATGACGACTGGCGCTCAGACCCCGAACCCCGTCCGGCCCCGGCGCTCCCGGCTGCGCACCTTCCTGCCGCTCGGCGCCGCCGCATGGCTGGTGCTGGAGATCTGGCTGCTCACGGTCGTCGCCGGGGCGTCCAACGCGCTGGTGGTCTTCCTGGTACTGCTGGCCGGCCTCGTTCTCGGCTCGTTGGTCATCAAGCGGGCCGGCCGCCGTGCCTTCAAGAACCTCACCGAGACGCTGCAGCAACAGCAGAACGGCGCGCTGACCGAGCGCCGGCCGAACAGCGAGGGCAACGGCCTGACGATGCTGGGCGGACTGCTGCTGATCCTCCCCGGCCCGGTCTCCGACGCGATCGGTCTGCTCCTGCTGGTACCCCCGGTCCAGAAGGCCGTGAGCCGCCGTGCCGAGCGCGCTCTCGAGCGCAGGCTCCGCGAGGCCGCCCGGGGCCCCCTGGGGGACGCCTTCCAGCAGGCGCGCATGCACCGGCCCGACGGAAAGGTCGTCCAGGGAGAGGTGGTCCGGGACGAGTCCGGGGTCACGCCGGGAGACTTCCCGCAGGAGCCCCGCCCGCCGCTTTCCCGCTGA
- a CDS encoding RNA polymerase-binding protein RbpA → MSERALRGTRLVVTSYETDRGIDLAPRQAVEYACEKGHRFEMPFSVEAEIPPEWECKVCGAQALLVDGNGPEEKKAKPARTHWDMLMERRTREELEEVLEERLAVLRSGAMNIAVHPRDSRKSA, encoded by the coding sequence ATGAGTGAGCGAGCTCTTCGCGGCACGCGCCTCGTGGTGACCAGCTACGAGACGGACCGCGGCATCGACCTGGCCCCGCGCCAGGCCGTGGAGTACGCATGCGAGAAGGGGCACCGCTTCGAGATGCCCTTCTCGGTCGAGGCGGAGATCCCGCCGGAGTGGGAGTGCAAGGTCTGCGGTGCCCAGGCACTCCTGGTCGACGGCAATGGCCCCGAGGAGAAAAAGGCCAAGCCCGCGCGTACGCATTGGGACATGCTGATGGAGCGACGTACCCGAGAGGAACTCGAAGAGGTCCTCGAGGAGCGTCTCGCCGTTCTGCGCTCCGGTGCGATGAACATTGCGGTTCATCCCCGGGACAGCCGAAAGTCGGCTTGA
- a CDS encoding MFS transporter — translation MGNDTVRPPAADGAAGRRYEQRGWYVYDWACSVYSTSVLTVFLGPYLTSVAEAAADADGFVHPFGIPVRAGSFFAYAVSLSVIMAVLAMPLVGAAADRTGRKKPLLAAAAYTGAAATACMFLLEGERYLLGGALLIVANAAQSVAMMLYNSYLPQIATPQERDAVSSRGWAFGYAAGALVLVANLVLYTAHDGFGLSEGMAVRICLASAGLWWGAFTLVPLRRLRDRRAPVRKAGAPTGFRQLAATLRDMRRHPLTLAFLLSYLVYNDGIQTVISQASVYGSKELGLGQSTLIVAVLLVQVLAVAGALALGRLARTHGAKRTILGSLVAWTLTLTAGYFLPAGEPVWFFALAAGIGLVLGGSQALSRSLFSHLVPPGKEAEYFSAYELSDRGTSWLGPLLFGLTYQLTGSYRDAIISLVAFFALGFALLARVPVRRAIADAGNPVPERI, via the coding sequence GTGGGCAACGACACCGTGCGGCCACCGGCGGCGGACGGGGCGGCCGGCCGGCGGTACGAGCAGCGCGGCTGGTACGTCTACGACTGGGCATGCTCCGTGTACTCCACGAGCGTGCTCACCGTGTTCCTCGGCCCCTACCTGACCTCGGTCGCCGAGGCCGCCGCGGACGCGGACGGGTTCGTGCATCCGTTCGGCATTCCGGTGCGCGCGGGGTCCTTCTTCGCGTACGCGGTCTCCCTGTCTGTGATCATGGCGGTGCTCGCGATGCCCCTGGTGGGCGCCGCCGCGGACCGCACCGGCCGCAAGAAGCCGCTGCTCGCGGCCGCCGCCTACACCGGGGCCGCCGCGACGGCGTGCATGTTCCTCCTCGAGGGCGAGCGTTATCTGCTGGGCGGTGCGCTGCTGATCGTGGCGAACGCGGCGCAGTCCGTGGCGATGATGCTCTACAACTCCTACCTGCCGCAGATCGCGACGCCCCAGGAGCGGGACGCGGTCTCCTCGCGGGGCTGGGCCTTCGGCTACGCGGCCGGCGCCCTGGTGCTCGTCGCCAACCTGGTGCTCTACACCGCCCATGACGGTTTCGGGCTCTCCGAGGGCATGGCGGTCCGTATCTGTCTGGCGTCGGCGGGCCTGTGGTGGGGTGCCTTCACCCTGGTGCCGCTGCGGCGGCTGCGCGACCGCCGCGCTCCCGTGCGGAAGGCGGGCGCCCCGACTGGTTTCCGGCAGCTCGCGGCGACCCTCCGCGACATGCGCCGCCACCCTCTGACGCTCGCCTTCCTCCTGTCGTACCTGGTCTACAACGACGGCATCCAGACGGTGATCTCGCAGGCCTCGGTCTACGGCTCGAAGGAGCTGGGGCTCGGGCAGTCCACCCTCATCGTGGCCGTACTGCTGGTCCAGGTGCTGGCGGTGGCGGGCGCGCTGGCGCTGGGCAGGCTGGCCCGGACCCACGGGGCGAAGCGGACGATCCTCGGCTCCCTGGTCGCCTGGACGCTCACGCTGACCGCCGGCTACTTCCTGCCCGCCGGGGAGCCGGTGTGGTTCTTCGCCCTGGCCGCGGGGATCGGCCTGGTCCTCGGTGGCAGCCAGGCGTTGTCCCGGTCGCTGTTCTCGCACCTCGTACCGCCCGGCAAGGAGGCCGAGTACTTCTCGGCGTACGAGCTGAGCGACCGTGGGACGAGCTGGCTCGGACCTCTGCTGTTCGGGCTGACCTACCAGCTGACGGGCAGCTACCGGGACGCGATCATCTCGCTGGTGGCCTTCTTCGCCCTCGGTTTCGCGCTGCTCGCGCGGGTGCCGGTGCGCCGGGCGATCGCCGACGCGGGGAATCCCGTTCCGGAGAGGATTTAG
- a CDS encoding glycerophosphodiester phosphodiesterase, giving the protein MTPPIRHPYLDHPGPIAFAHRGGAGDGLENTARQFRCAVEAGYRYIETDVHVTRDGRLVAFHDATLDRVTDGAGLIADLPWRDVEQARVAGQEPVPLFEELLTAFPEVRWNVDVKAEPALLPFLDLIGRTDAWDRVCLGSFSEARVVRAQRLAGPRLATSYGTRGVLNLRLRSWGVPVAVRRSAVAAQVPQARSGVPVVDRRFVRTAHARGLQVHVWTVQEPERMHRLLDLGVDGIMTDHIDILRKVMEDRGIWV; this is encoded by the coding sequence GTGACTCCACCGATACGCCACCCGTACCTCGACCATCCCGGCCCGATCGCCTTCGCCCACCGGGGCGGGGCGGGGGACGGCCTGGAGAACACGGCGCGCCAGTTCCGGTGCGCCGTCGAGGCGGGCTACCGCTACATCGAGACCGACGTCCATGTCACCCGCGACGGCCGGCTCGTCGCGTTCCACGACGCGACCCTGGACCGGGTGACGGACGGAGCCGGCCTGATCGCCGACCTGCCGTGGCGGGACGTGGAGCAGGCGCGGGTGGCGGGCCAGGAACCGGTACCCCTGTTCGAGGAACTGCTCACCGCCTTCCCCGAGGTGCGGTGGAACGTCGACGTCAAGGCAGAGCCTGCCCTCCTGCCCTTTCTGGATCTGATCGGGCGGACGGACGCCTGGGACAGGGTCTGCCTGGGCTCGTTCTCGGAGGCACGCGTGGTGCGTGCCCAGCGGCTGGCCGGGCCCCGCCTCGCGACGTCGTACGGCACGCGGGGGGTGCTGAATCTCCGGCTGCGGTCGTGGGGTGTGCCGGTGGCGGTGCGCCGGTCGGCCGTCGCCGCCCAGGTGCCCCAGGCCCGGTCCGGCGTCCCTGTGGTGGACCGTCGCTTCGTGCGCACCGCCCATGCACGGGGGCTTCAGGTGCACGTGTGGACGGTCCAGGAGCCGGAGCGGATGCACCGGCTCCTGGACCTGGGGGTGGATGGCATCATGACCGATCACATCGACATACTGCGCAAGGTCATGGAGGACCGCGGCATCTGGGTCTGA
- the yczE gene encoding membrane protein YczE: MSSHPPRHRHLARRLSQLYAGLALYGASSALLVRSGLGLEPWNVLHQGLSERTGLPMGVVLTVLGAAVLLFWIPLRQRPGLGTVSNVLVIGAAMDATLAVVPEAHGTALRVAMTAAGIVLNGAATGLYIAARFGPGPRDGLMTGLNRRTGVSIRLVRTVIEATVVVTGFALGGTVGVATLLYAVTIGPLAQLFLRVFAVSPASGGSTVVATGQPHGAILRP, translated from the coding sequence TTGTCCAGCCACCCGCCCCGGCACAGGCACCTCGCACGGCGGCTGTCCCAGCTCTACGCCGGCCTGGCGCTGTACGGCGCGAGTTCGGCGCTGCTGGTCAGGTCCGGCCTCGGCCTGGAGCCGTGGAACGTGCTGCACCAGGGTCTGTCCGAGCGCACGGGTCTGCCGATGGGTGTGGTGCTGACCGTCCTGGGCGCGGCGGTGCTGCTGTTCTGGATCCCGCTGCGCCAGCGCCCGGGACTGGGAACCGTCTCCAACGTCCTGGTGATCGGGGCGGCCATGGACGCGACCCTGGCCGTGGTACCCGAAGCGCACGGCACGGCCCTCCGGGTGGCGATGACGGCGGCCGGCATCGTGCTGAACGGCGCGGCGACGGGACTGTACATCGCGGCACGCTTCGGGCCCGGTCCGCGCGACGGGCTGATGACGGGGCTGAACCGGCGCACGGGGGTGTCGATCCGGCTGGTGCGTACGGTGATCGAGGCCACGGTGGTCGTCACGGGCTTCGCCCTCGGCGGCACCGTGGGCGTGGCGACCCTGCTGTACGCGGTGACGATCGGTCCGCTCGCCCAGCTGTTCCTGCGGGTGTTCGCCGTCTCCCCGGCATCCGGCGGCAGCACGGTCGTTGCCACAGGTCAACCGCATGGCGCGATACTGCGTCCGTGA
- a CDS encoding SCO1417 family MocR-like transcription factor produces MAQWTSAVGAAQLARLLNSQQDRPAGPGTRRPPAYRALADGIRLLVLEGRVPVAARLPAERELALSLSVSRTTVAAAYEALRGEGFLESRRGAGSWTAVPAGNPVPARGLEPLPPEMLGSMIDLGCAALPAPEPWLTRAVQGALEELPPYAHTHGDYPAGLPALRATIADRYTARGIPTMPEQIMVTTGAMGAIDAICHLFGGRGERIAVESPSYANILQLMREAGARLVPVAMAEGLAGWDVDHWRRVLREAAPRIAYVVADFHNPTGALADEDQRRRLVDAARSAGTVLVADETMSELWLDPDVEMPRPVCAFDPAGSTVITVGSASKAFWAGLRIGWVRAAPDVIRSLVAARAYADLGTPVLEQLAVNWLFGTDGWERAVEIRRVQARENRDALVGAVRRELPDWRFEVPRGGLTLWVRTGGLSGSRIAEAGERVGVRAPSGPRFGVDGAFEGYVRLPFTVGGAVAEEAALRLAAAARMVENGGTSGAEAPRTFVA; encoded by the coding sequence GTGGCGCAGTGGACCTCTGCAGTGGGTGCGGCGCAGCTCGCCCGGCTGCTCAACTCCCAGCAGGACCGCCCTGCCGGCCCCGGGACCCGCCGCCCGCCCGCCTACCGGGCCCTCGCCGACGGCATCCGGCTCCTGGTGCTCGAAGGGCGCGTCCCCGTGGCCGCCCGGCTGCCCGCCGAGCGGGAGCTTGCCCTGTCCCTGTCCGTCAGCCGCACCACCGTCGCCGCCGCCTACGAGGCGCTGCGCGGCGAGGGCTTCCTGGAGTCACGGCGCGGTGCCGGCAGCTGGACCGCCGTCCCGGCCGGGAACCCGGTCCCCGCGCGGGGACTGGAACCGCTGCCCCCCGAGATGCTCGGCTCGATGATCGACCTCGGCTGCGCCGCGCTGCCCGCGCCCGAACCCTGGCTCACCCGCGCCGTGCAGGGCGCTCTGGAGGAACTGCCGCCCTACGCGCACACCCACGGCGACTACCCGGCCGGACTGCCCGCGCTGCGCGCGACGATCGCCGACCGGTACACCGCGCGGGGCATCCCGACCATGCCCGAGCAGATCATGGTGACGACCGGGGCGATGGGCGCCATCGACGCCATCTGCCACCTCTTCGGCGGCCGCGGCGAGCGCATCGCCGTCGAATCGCCGTCCTACGCCAACATCCTCCAGCTGATGCGCGAGGCCGGGGCCCGGCTGGTTCCCGTGGCCATGGCGGAAGGGCTGGCCGGCTGGGACGTGGACCACTGGCGCCGGGTGCTGCGGGAGGCGGCGCCGCGCATCGCGTACGTCGTCGCCGACTTCCACAACCCGACCGGCGCGCTCGCCGACGAGGACCAGCGCCGCCGGCTCGTGGACGCGGCGCGGTCGGCCGGGACGGTGCTGGTCGCCGACGAGACGATGAGCGAACTCTGGCTCGATCCGGACGTGGAGATGCCACGCCCCGTGTGCGCCTTCGACCCGGCCGGGTCCACGGTGATCACGGTCGGCTCGGCGAGCAAGGCCTTCTGGGCCGGCCTGCGCATCGGCTGGGTGCGCGCGGCCCCCGATGTGATCCGCAGCCTCGTCGCCGCGCGCGCCTACGCGGATCTGGGTACGCCCGTCCTGGAGCAGCTGGCGGTGAACTGGCTGTTCGGCACGGACGGCTGGGAGCGGGCCGTGGAGATCCGGCGTGTACAGGCCCGGGAGAACCGGGACGCGCTGGTCGGAGCGGTGCGCCGGGAACTGCCCGACTGGCGGTTCGAGGTCCCGCGCGGCGGGCTCACCCTGTGGGTACGCACCGGAGGGCTTTCGGGGTCGCGGATCGCCGAGGCGGGGGAGCGGGTCGGTGTGCGAGCGCCTTCGGGGCCCCGCTTCGGGGTCGACGGGGCGTTCGAGGGATATGTGCGGCTGCCGTTCACCGTGGGCGGCGCGGTGGCCGAGGAGGCGGCGCTACGGCTGGCCGCGGCGGCACGGATGGTCGAGAACGGCGGGACGTCCGGGGCGGAGGCGCCGCGCACCTTCGTGGCGTAG
- a CDS encoding ankyrin repeat domain-containing protein: MTEAPDPEVVELATRIFDMARSGRTEELVAYVDAGVPANLTNDRGDSLVMLAAYHGHADVVRALLERGADVDRINDRGQTPLAGAAFKGDTEVVKALLQGGADPAAGTPSAVDTARMFARVELLELFGVS, from the coding sequence ATGACCGAAGCCCCTGACCCCGAGGTCGTGGAGCTGGCGACCAGGATCTTCGACATGGCCCGGAGCGGCCGGACCGAGGAACTCGTGGCCTACGTCGACGCGGGCGTGCCTGCCAACCTCACCAATGACCGGGGCGACTCCCTCGTGATGCTCGCCGCGTACCACGGTCACGCCGACGTGGTCCGCGCGCTGCTGGAACGCGGCGCCGACGTCGACCGGATCAACGACCGGGGGCAGACCCCGCTCGCGGGAGCCGCCTTCAAGGGCGACACCGAAGTGGTCAAGGCCCTCCTGCAGGGCGGTGCCGATCCGGCCGCCGGCACTCCCTCGGCCGTCGACACGGCCCGGATGTTCGCCCGGGTGGAGCTGCTCGAGCTGTTCGGCGTGAGCTGA
- a CDS encoding HEAT repeat domain-containing protein: protein MFDPVIAPSGTLLGLLQRGRGDGTLHALTAPRSETLEALNHCVLHDPRHDWQVENRSLYYARLYLDLHGELDAIEAHLVDAEDILDTDESRTGLALAVLGHLASYGRRDALALLRRYAAEGTNWAWALDELALRDDDAGLRALAAPVLARFATDPEGEAELAATVRDAFEPRPWRLWADDPRESVATRVRAAQEAGYFDRWQRQMRPAGPRPGWSVQAVFAWAQQGIERGAALHVPAARCLTAVAGPEDRPEIVRAAEDGTEGARCTALRYLADGNDPDALTLIEWAVAAGPAPVVEAAVDAFERMRSLAAVDRARRWAGRPDALGAAAGRVLACRGAVQDRDMVLGALREAVRGEGPDAPTLWTLVDGAGRLDIACAAPVLRHIYRETASSHLRGRAARALAATDPSYGSGFAVECLWDCEESTREIAARHAETGDARVVERLRRLAADPAEEAEVQTAVRSRMGPGETVV from the coding sequence ATGTTCGATCCGGTCATAGCGCCCAGCGGTACGCTGCTCGGCCTGCTCCAGCGGGGTCGTGGCGACGGCACGCTGCATGCGCTCACCGCCCCGCGCTCCGAAACGCTCGAGGCGCTGAACCACTGCGTGCTCCACGACCCGCGCCACGACTGGCAGGTGGAGAACCGCTCCCTCTACTACGCCCGCCTCTACCTGGACCTGCACGGCGAACTGGACGCCATCGAGGCCCACCTCGTCGATGCCGAGGACATCCTCGACACCGACGAGTCCCGCACCGGCCTCGCCCTCGCCGTACTCGGACACCTGGCCTCCTACGGCAGGCGGGACGCGCTCGCCCTGTTGCGCAGGTACGCCGCCGAGGGGACCAACTGGGCCTGGGCCCTGGACGAACTGGCCCTCCGGGACGACGACGCGGGCCTGCGCGCCCTCGCCGCCCCCGTGCTCGCGCGATTCGCCACCGACCCCGAGGGCGAGGCCGAACTGGCCGCCACCGTCCGCGACGCCTTCGAACCGCGCCCCTGGCGTTTGTGGGCCGACGACCCGCGTGAATCCGTCGCCACGCGCGTGCGGGCCGCCCAGGAGGCCGGCTACTTCGACCGTTGGCAGCGGCAGATGCGCCCCGCCGGTCCCCGCCCCGGGTGGAGCGTGCAGGCCGTGTTCGCATGGGCCCAGCAAGGGATCGAGCGTGGTGCTGCTCTGCACGTCCCGGCCGCCCGCTGCCTCACCGCCGTCGCGGGCCCCGAGGACCGGCCCGAGATCGTCCGCGCCGCCGAGGACGGCACGGAGGGCGCCCGCTGCACCGCCCTGCGCTACCTGGCCGACGGCAACGACCCGGACGCCCTCACCCTGATCGAGTGGGCCGTGGCCGCCGGGCCCGCGCCCGTGGTGGAGGCCGCCGTCGACGCCTTCGAACGGATGCGGAGTCTCGCCGCCGTCGACCGCGCGCGCCGCTGGGCCGGCCGGCCCGACGCCCTGGGCGCCGCCGCCGGCCGCGTCCTCGCCTGCCGGGGCGCTGTCCAGGACCGCGACATGGTCCTCGGCGCCCTGCGCGAGGCGGTGCGGGGGGAGGGCCCCGACGCGCCGACCCTGTGGACTCTCGTCGACGGTGCAGGACGCCTGGACATCGCCTGCGCCGCTCCCGTGCTCCGGCACATCTACCGCGAGACCGCCTCCTCCCACCTGCGCGGCCGGGCCGCCCGTGCCCTCGCCGCCACCGACCCCTCCTACGGCAGCGGCTTCGCCGTCGAGTGTCTCTGGGACTGCGAGGAGTCCACCCGCGAGATCGCCGCGCGGCACGCCGAGACCGGCGACGCCCGGGTCGTCGAGCGCCTGCGCCGGCTCGCCGCCGACCCCGCAGAGGAGGCCGAGGTGCAGACCGCCGTACGCAGCCGGATGGGTCCCGGGGAGACCGTCGTGTGA
- a CDS encoding glycosyltransferase family 4 protein — translation MRVVIVTESFPPDVNGVAHCALQTARHLVDRGHTPVVVAPATAGHEPDGQAPCPVVRVPSLPLPGYPQVRVALPSRRVTAAIAEHGADLVHLASPFVLGVRGMASASRLGLPAVAVYQTDLAGYARTYMGAGQATAWRRIRSVHSAADLTLAPSGAAQSDLQAHGVPRVKLWPRGVDTVRFRPDLRDEALRRELAPNGELIVGYVGRLAPEKQVELLAGASTLPGARVVVVGDGPSRPSLEQAMPGAVFLGRRTGDELARLFASLDVFAHTGPFETFCQTVQEAMASGVPVVAPAVGGPLDLVVHGRTGFLVPPRDAAAVRDAVWSLAADPGLRASYGAAGRAMVEGRTWAAVGDQLIGHYADVLAGRRTAVAA, via the coding sequence ATGCGAGTCGTCATCGTGACCGAATCCTTTCCCCCCGATGTGAACGGCGTGGCCCACTGCGCGCTCCAGACCGCCCGGCACCTCGTCGACCGCGGCCACACCCCTGTCGTCGTCGCCCCCGCCACCGCGGGCCACGAGCCCGACGGCCAGGCTCCGTGCCCCGTCGTCCGGGTCCCCTCCCTTCCGCTCCCGGGTTACCCGCAGGTCCGCGTGGCTCTCCCCAGCCGACGCGTCACCGCGGCGATCGCCGAGCACGGGGCCGACCTCGTCCACCTGGCCAGCCCCTTCGTGCTCGGGGTGCGCGGCATGGCGTCGGCCTCGCGTCTCGGCCTGCCCGCCGTCGCCGTCTACCAGACCGATCTCGCCGGCTACGCCCGCACGTACATGGGCGCCGGTCAGGCCACGGCCTGGCGCCGTATCAGGTCCGTGCACTCGGCCGCCGACCTCACCCTCGCCCCGTCCGGCGCCGCACAGAGCGACCTCCAGGCGCATGGCGTCCCCAGGGTCAAGCTGTGGCCGCGCGGCGTGGACACCGTCCGCTTCCGGCCCGACCTGCGCGACGAGGCACTGCGCCGGGAACTCGCCCCGAACGGTGAGCTGATCGTCGGCTACGTCGGCCGGCTCGCCCCCGAGAAGCAGGTCGAGCTGCTGGCCGGGGCGAGCACCCTGCCCGGAGCACGGGTCGTCGTCGTGGGCGACGGACCGAGCCGGCCGAGCCTGGAACAGGCCATGCCCGGCGCGGTCTTCCTGGGACGCCGCACCGGCGACGAACTCGCCCGCCTCTTCGCCTCGCTGGACGTCTTCGCCCACACAGGCCCCTTCGAGACCTTCTGCCAGACCGTGCAGGAGGCCATGGCGAGCGGCGTACCCGTGGTCGCGCCCGCCGTGGGCGGCCCGCTCGACCTGGTCGTCCACGGGCGAACCGGGTTCCTGGTGCCGCCGCGCGACGCCGCCGCGGTCCGGGACGCGGTGTGGTCCCTGGCCGCGGACCCCGGCCTGCGGGCCTCCTACGGGGCGGCGGGGCGCGCCATGGTCGAAGGACGTACCTGGGCCGCCGTCGGGGACCAGCTGATCGGCCACTACGCGGACGTGCTCGCCGGGCGCCGGACGGCGGTGGCGGCATGA